The following nucleotide sequence is from Chloroflexota bacterium.
TCCTCTACGAGACGCTCGGCCCGCGCTGGATGACGCCGGACCGCTTCCGGTTCGGCGCGAGCAGCCTCCTCAACGACGTCCTCATGCAAATCGAGAAGGAACGGACGGGTCGCTACTCGGACCCGGACGACTTCACCCTCGACTGAGGCACGGTCCGGGCGACGGGGGAGGTGAGCATGCGGTTCCCGAGGCGGTGGCGACGCTGGGTCGTGGCCGCCGTAGTGGTCATCCTCGTGGTCGCGTCGATCCGCGCTCTCGACAGCGTTTCGTGGATCCGGTACTACCGCGTCGTGGACGATCAGACGCTGAGCGTCGGGACGATCACCGGTCACGGTGCGTGGACGCGGGTGACGAGCCTCACCGAGACTCCATCGGCCGTCACCATCACCGTCAGCTCGCTCCGGCTCCAGCTCGGGCCGGGAACGGCGGATGGCGTACCAGTCGTCACGGAGGTGGCGTTGCACGAGCCGATCGGCAGTCGGACGGTCATCGATGGCAGTACTGGCCTGCCCGTGAAACCTTGCACGCACCAACCGGCGTATCCGACGGACTGCTTCTGACGTCGCACGACTGCGAGATCGAGACGCCACCCCCGGCCGGCAGCAGAGCGCGGTGCATAATGCCAAAGATGCTCCGACACCTTCCAACGAACCGATGACCGTTGCCCGCCGCGACACACCGCGACCCCCGAACAGCTGGGGCATGGGCGACGGACAGGCGATCCCGTGGGAGTACGCCCCGGCACCCGAGAGCCGCGAGGTCGTGAAGCTCCGCGAGCGCTACGGATTGTTCATCGGTGGGCGGTGGGTCAGCGCGAGCGACGGCGAGACGTTCCAGACGATCGATCCTTCCACGGAGGAGCCCCTCGCCGAGGTGGCCCGCGGGACCGCGGCGGACATGGACCGGGCGGTGCGGGCGGCCCGGGCGGCGTTCCGCCGCCGCTGGGGGGATCTGCCGGGTCGCGAGCGGGCGAAGTACCTCTTCCGGATCGCCCGGATCCTCCAGGAGCGGAGTCGCGAGTTCGCCGTCCTCGAGAGCATGGACAGCGGCAAGCCGATCCGGGAGAGCCGCGATGTCGACGTGCCGCTCGCCGCGGCGCACTTCTGGTACTACGCAGGCTGGGCGGACAAGCTCGACTACGCGTTCCCGGGCCGGGTCGCCCGCCCGCTGGGAGTGGCGGGCCAGATCATCCCGTGGAACTTCCCGTTGCTCATGCTCGCCTGGAAGATCGCCCCGGCCGTGGCGGCGGGCAACACGGTCGTGCTCAAGCCGGCGTCAACGACCCCGCTGACGGCGCTGCTCTTCGCCGATGTGTGCCAGCAGGCCGACCTGCCGCCCGGAGTCGTGAACATCGTCCCGGGGCCCGGCGACGTCGGCATGGCGCTCGTCCGGAACCCCGGCGTGGACAAGATCGCGTTCACCGGCTCGACCGAGATCGGGCGCCGCATCGCCGCCGGTGTCGCCGGCTCGGACAAGGCCCTCACCCTCGAGCTCGGCGGCAAGGCCGCGAACATCGTCTTCGACGACGCACCGCTCGACCAGGCGGTGGAAGGGATCGTCAACGGGATCTACTTCAACCAGGGTGAGGTCTGCTGCGCGGGCAGCCGGCTCCTCGTCCAGGAGAGCGTCGCCGAGGCGCTCATCGGCAAGCTCAAGGACCGCC
It contains:
- a CDS encoding aldehyde dehydrogenase family protein, which translates into the protein MGDGQAIPWEYAPAPESREVVKLRERYGLFIGGRWVSASDGETFQTIDPSTEEPLAEVARGTAADMDRAVRAARAAFRRRWGDLPGRERAKYLFRIARILQERSREFAVLESMDSGKPIRESRDVDVPLAAAHFWYYAGWADKLDYAFPGRVARPLGVAGQIIPWNFPLLMLAWKIAPAVAAGNTVVLKPASTTPLTALLFADVCQQADLPPGVVNIVPGPGDVGMALVRNPGVDKIAFTGSTEIGRRIAAGVAGSDKALTLELGGKAANIVFDDAPLDQAVEGIVNGIYFNQGEVCCAGSRLLVQESVAEALIGKLKDRLATIRVGDPLDKNTDVGAINSRAQLEKITELVAAGVAEGAELYQPACDLPDRGYFFRPTLFTNVAQSHRIAREEIFGPVLSVLTFRTPEEAVEKANNTPYGLSAGIWTDKGSRILAMVRRMKAGVVWANTFNRFDPTSPFGGYKESGYGREGGRHGLHAYVRLEDR